The following are encoded in a window of Citrobacter freundii genomic DNA:
- a CDS encoding YkgJ family cysteine cluster protein: MECRPDCGACCTAPSISSPIPGMPEGKPANTPCVQLDEFLRCKIFGSALRPKVCAGLQPSAEMCGQTTRQAMVYLIELEALTAP, encoded by the coding sequence ATGGAATGCCGTCCGGATTGTGGCGCATGTTGCACTGCGCCTTCTATCTCCAGCCCCATCCCCGGCATGCCTGAGGGCAAGCCTGCCAATACGCCATGCGTTCAGCTTGATGAATTCCTGCGCTGTAAAATTTTTGGTTCCGCACTGCGGCCAAAAGTGTGTGCAGGCTTACAGCCCAGCGCTGAAATGTGTGGCCAGACAACGCGCCAGGCTATGGTGTACCTTATTGAGCTTGAAGCGCTCACTGCACCTTAA
- the setB gene encoding sugar efflux transporter SetB — MHNTPVAASPKSFDLTSSAFLLVAFLTGIAGALQTPTLSLFLTDEVHARPGMVGFFFTGSAVIGILVSQFLAGRSDKKGDRKNLIVFCCVLGMLACVLFAWNRNYFILLFVGVFLSSFGSTANPQMFALAREHADRTGREAVMFSSILRAQVSLAWVIGPPLAYALAMGFSFTVMYLSAAVAFIVCGVMVWLFLPSMNKNASLATGAVEAPRRNRRDTLLLFAICTLMWGTNSLYIINMPLFIINELHLPEKLAGIMMGTAAGLEIPTMLIAGYFAKRLGKRLLMRIAVVAGFLFYAGMLLAHSPVILLSLQLLNAIYIGILGGIGMLYFQDLMPGQAGSATTLYTNTIRVGWIIAGSLAGIAAEIWNYHAVFWFALVMIIATVFCLARIKDV; from the coding sequence ATGCATAACACCCCGGTAGCCGCCTCCCCCAAGTCGTTTGATTTAACGTCTTCGGCGTTCCTGCTTGTCGCTTTTCTTACGGGTATCGCCGGCGCATTGCAGACCCCTACGCTCAGCCTTTTTCTGACCGATGAAGTTCATGCCCGTCCGGGTATGGTCGGTTTCTTTTTTACCGGTAGCGCTGTCATCGGCATCCTGGTAAGCCAGTTTTTAGCTGGGCGTTCTGATAAGAAGGGCGATCGCAAAAATCTGATCGTTTTTTGCTGCGTACTGGGGATGCTGGCCTGTGTGCTGTTTGCCTGGAACCGTAACTATTTTATTTTGCTGTTTGTCGGCGTCTTCCTCAGTAGCTTTGGATCGACCGCTAACCCGCAAATGTTTGCCCTCGCCCGCGAGCATGCTGACCGCACGGGCCGGGAAGCCGTCATGTTCAGCTCTATTTTGCGTGCTCAGGTTTCGCTGGCATGGGTGATTGGCCCGCCGTTAGCTTACGCGCTGGCTATGGGTTTCAGCTTTACGGTGATGTATCTGAGTGCCGCCGTTGCGTTTATCGTCTGCGGCGTCATGGTGTGGTTGTTCTTACCGTCGATGAACAAAAATGCGTCCCTCGCCACAGGCGCGGTGGAAGCCCCGCGTCGTAACCGGCGCGATACGCTGCTGCTGTTCGCTATCTGCACATTAATGTGGGGCACCAACAGCCTGTACATCATTAATATGCCACTGTTTATCATCAACGAACTGCATCTGCCGGAAAAACTCGCAGGCATTATGATGGGCACCGCCGCCGGGCTGGAAATACCGACGATGCTCATTGCCGGATACTTTGCTAAACGTCTGGGCAAGCGTTTGTTGATGCGGATCGCCGTGGTCGCCGGTTTCTTATTTTATGCCGGAATGCTGTTGGCGCATTCGCCGGTCATTCTGCTCAGCTTGCAGCTGCTGAACGCGATTTACATCGGTATCCTCGGCGGTATTGGCATGCTCTATTTCCAGGACTTAATGCCAGGACAGGCGGGTTCTGCAACCACTCTTTACACCAACACCATCCGCGTGGGCTGGATTATAGCCGGATCGCTGGCCGGTATTGCCGCTGAAATCTGGAACTACCATGCGGTGTTCTGGTTTGCGCTGGTGATGATTATCGCCACGGTCTTTTGCCTGGCGCGGATCAAAGACGTTTAA
- the fruB gene encoding fused PTS fructose transporter subunit IIA/HPr protein, which translates to MFQLSVQDIHPGEQAGNKEEAIRQVAAALVQAGNVAEGYVNGMLAREQQTSTFLGNGIAIPHGTTDTRDQVLKTGVQVFQFPQGITWGEDQVAYVAIGIAASSDEHLGLLRQLTHVLSDDSVAEQLKSATTAEELRALLMGEKQSEQLKLDNDMLSLDVVAGSLVTLQALNAARLKEAGAVDANFVATAINEQPLNLGQGIWLNDCAQGNLRSAVALSRAANAFDVEGETAALLVTVAMNDDQPVAVLKRLSDLLLENKADRLLKADAATVLALLTSDDALTDDVLSAEFVVRNEHGLHARPGTMLVNTIKQFNSEITVTNLDGTGKPANGRSLMKVVALGVKKGHHLRFTAQGEDAEQALKAIGEAIAAGLGEGA; encoded by the coding sequence ATGTTCCAGTTATCTGTTCAGGATATTCACCCGGGCGAACAGGCCGGAAATAAAGAAGAGGCCATTCGCCAGGTTGCTGCCGCGTTAGTGCAGGCTGGCAACGTGGCAGAAGGCTACGTCAACGGCATGCTGGCGCGCGAGCAGCAAACATCTACTTTCCTCGGCAACGGTATTGCCATTCCTCACGGTACCACGGACACCCGTGACCAGGTGTTGAAAACCGGGGTGCAGGTATTCCAGTTTCCGCAAGGTATTACCTGGGGTGAAGACCAGGTTGCATATGTGGCTATTGGTATTGCGGCCAGCTCCGACGAACATCTGGGTTTGCTGCGTCAGCTGACACACGTACTCAGCGATGATTCGGTGGCTGAACAGCTGAAATCCGCCACCACCGCAGAAGAACTGCGCGCGTTGCTGATGGGTGAAAAGCAGAGTGAACAGCTCAAGCTCGACAACGACATGCTGTCGCTGGACGTGGTCGCCGGTTCGCTGGTCACGCTGCAAGCCCTGAACGCCGCGCGTCTGAAAGAAGCGGGTGCGGTTGATGCTAACTTTGTTGCCACGGCTATCAATGAGCAACCGCTGAACCTCGGCCAGGGGATTTGGCTGAATGATTGTGCTCAAGGCAATCTGCGAAGCGCAGTTGCGCTCAGCCGAGCGGCAAATGCCTTCGACGTAGAAGGCGAGACGGCCGCGCTATTGGTGACCGTCGCGATGAATGACGATCAGCCCGTGGCAGTGCTCAAGCGCCTTAGCGATTTGCTGCTGGAAAATAAAGCTGACCGCTTGCTGAAAGCGGATGCAGCGACCGTACTGGCCCTGCTGACCAGTGATGATGCGTTAACTGATGATGTGCTGAGCGCAGAGTTTGTTGTGCGCAATGAGCATGGTTTACACGCCCGTCCGGGCACCATGCTGGTGAATACCATTAAACAATTTAACAGTGAAATTACCGTGACAAATCTTGATGGAACCGGAAAACCGGCAAATGGACGCAGTCTGATGAAAGTTGTGGCGCTGGGCGTGAAGAAAGGACATCACCTGCGCTTTACCGCCCAGGGCGAAGATGCTGAACAGGCGCTGAAAGCGATTGGCGAGGCCATCGCAGCCGGTCTTGGGGAGGGCGCATAA
- the fruK gene encoding 1-phosphofructokinase: MSRRVATITLNPAYDLVGFCPEIERGEVNLVKTTGLHAAGKGINVAKVLKDLGIDVTVGGFLGKDNQDGFQQLFSELGIANRFQVVQGRTRINVKLTEKDGEVSDFNFSGFEVTPADWERFVNDSLSWLGQFDMVCVSGSLPTGVSPEAFTDWMTRLRSQCPCIIFDSSREALVAGLKAAPWLVKPNRRELEIWAGRKLPEMKDVIEAAHALREQGIAHVVISLGAEGALWVNASGEWIAKPPSVEVVSTVGAGDSMVGGLIYGLLMRESSEHTLRLATAVAALAVSQSNVGITDRPQLAAMMARVDLKPFN, from the coding sequence ATGAGCAGACGTGTCGCAACTATTACCCTGAATCCAGCCTATGACCTGGTCGGCTTTTGTCCGGAAATTGAACGCGGTGAAGTGAACCTGGTAAAAACGACCGGCCTGCATGCCGCGGGTAAAGGCATCAACGTTGCCAAGGTACTGAAAGATCTGGGGATCGACGTCACGGTGGGTGGTTTTCTGGGTAAAGATAACCAGGATGGCTTTCAGCAGTTGTTCAGCGAACTGGGGATTGCCAACCGTTTTCAGGTGGTGCAGGGGCGTACCCGTATTAACGTCAAGCTGACTGAAAAAGACGGTGAAGTTTCTGACTTCAATTTCTCCGGTTTTGAAGTCACCCCGGCGGACTGGGAACGCTTTGTGAATGACTCCCTGAGCTGGTTGGGCCAATTCGACATGGTCTGCGTCAGCGGCAGTTTGCCAACCGGCGTGAGTCCGGAAGCCTTCACCGACTGGATGACGCGCCTGCGCAGTCAGTGTCCATGCATTATCTTTGATAGTAGTCGTGAAGCGCTGGTTGCAGGTTTGAAAGCGGCGCCATGGCTGGTGAAACCCAACCGTCGTGAGCTGGAAATCTGGGCGGGCCGTAAGCTGCCAGAAATGAAAGATGTGATTGAAGCTGCGCATGCGCTGCGTGAGCAGGGTATTGCGCATGTGGTGATTTCCCTCGGTGCGGAAGGTGCATTGTGGGTTAACGCTTCTGGCGAATGGATTGCTAAACCGCCGTCAGTTGAGGTGGTCAGCACCGTAGGCGCAGGGGATTCGATGGTTGGCGGTCTGATTTATGGCCTGCTGATGCGTGAGTCCAGCGAACACACTCTGCGTCTGGCGACTGCCGTTGCCGCCCTGGCGGTAAGCCAAAGCAATGTCGGCATTACCGATCGTCCTCAGTTGGCCGCGATGATGGCGCGCGTCGACTTAAAACCGTTTAACTGA
- the fruA gene encoding PTS fructose transporter subunit IIBC, whose translation MKTLLIIDANLGQARAYMAKTLLGAAAQKAHLDIIDNPNDAEMAIVLGDTLPNDSALNGKKVWLGDISRAVAHPELFLSEAKGHAKPYSAPVAAAPVASSGPKRVVAVTACPTGVAHTFMAAEAIETEAKKRGWWVKVETRGSVGAGNAITPEEVAQADLVIVAADIEVDLAKFAGKPMYRTSTGLALKKTKQELDKAVDEATPYQPVGNGQSGATEGKKESAGAYRHLLTGVSYMLPMVVAGGLCIALSFAFGIKAFEEPGTLAAALMQIGGGSAFALMVPVLAGYIAFSIADRPGLTPGLIGGMLAVSTGSGFIGGIIAGFLAGYVAKLISTKLKLPQSMEALKPILIIPLLSSLVVGLAMIYLIGKPVAGILESLTHWLQTMGTANAVLLGAILGGMMCTDMGGPVNKAAYAFGVGLLSTQTYAPMAAIMAAGMVPPLALGLATLVARRKFDNAQREGGKAALVLGLCFITEGAIPFAARDPMRVLPCCIVGGALTGALSMAVGAKLMAPHGGLFVLLIPGAITPVVGYLLAIIAGTLVAGLSYAFLKRPEEDAVAKA comes from the coding sequence ATGAAAACGCTGCTGATTATTGACGCTAATCTCGGCCAGGCTCGCGCTTACATGGCGAAAACCCTGCTTGGAGCGGCGGCACAAAAAGCGCATCTGGATATTATCGATAATCCGAATGATGCAGAGATGGCGATTGTCCTGGGTGACACCCTCCCTAACGACAGTGCGCTGAACGGCAAAAAAGTTTGGCTGGGAGACATCTCCCGTGCGGTGGCGCATCCTGAACTGTTCCTGAGCGAAGCGAAAGGTCATGCGAAACCCTACAGCGCACCGGTTGCGGCAGCGCCTGTAGCTAGCAGTGGCCCCAAACGCGTGGTGGCGGTAACGGCCTGTCCGACCGGCGTGGCGCATACGTTTATGGCGGCTGAAGCCATTGAAACTGAAGCCAAAAAACGCGGCTGGTGGGTGAAGGTTGAAACCCGTGGTTCAGTAGGCGCAGGCAATGCGATTACCCCGGAAGAGGTGGCGCAGGCCGATCTGGTGATTGTGGCGGCGGATATTGAAGTTGATCTGGCGAAATTTGCCGGAAAACCGATGTACCGCACCTCTACCGGACTGGCGCTGAAGAAAACCAAGCAGGAGCTGGATAAAGCCGTAGACGAAGCGACGCCGTACCAGCCTGTAGGGAATGGGCAGTCCGGAGCAACAGAAGGTAAGAAAGAGAGCGCAGGTGCATACCGTCACCTGCTGACCGGCGTGTCTTACATGCTGCCGATGGTGGTTGCCGGTGGTCTGTGTATTGCACTGTCTTTTGCCTTTGGTATTAAAGCATTTGAAGAGCCGGGCACACTGGCTGCGGCGTTGATGCAAATTGGCGGCGGTTCAGCCTTTGCACTCATGGTGCCGGTTCTGGCGGGTTATATTGCATTTTCCATCGCTGACCGTCCCGGTCTGACGCCGGGTCTTATCGGCGGTATGCTGGCGGTTAGTACCGGTTCTGGCTTTATTGGTGGGATTATCGCCGGTTTCCTTGCCGGTTACGTGGCGAAACTCATCAGCACCAAGCTGAAGCTGCCGCAAAGTATGGAAGCGCTGAAACCAATCCTGATCATTCCGCTGCTCTCGAGCCTGGTGGTTGGGCTGGCAATGATTTACCTGATTGGTAAACCGGTTGCCGGTATTCTGGAAAGCCTGACCCACTGGCTGCAAACCATGGGAACGGCGAACGCAGTGCTGCTTGGGGCGATTCTTGGCGGCATGATGTGTACCGACATGGGCGGTCCGGTCAACAAAGCGGCGTATGCTTTCGGTGTCGGTCTGCTCAGTACGCAGACGTATGCACCGATGGCGGCTATTATGGCGGCGGGGATGGTTCCCCCTCTGGCGCTGGGTCTGGCTACGCTGGTGGCGCGTCGTAAATTCGACAACGCACAGCGTGAAGGGGGCAAAGCGGCTCTGGTGCTGGGCCTGTGCTTCATCACCGAAGGGGCGATCCCGTTCGCCGCCCGTGACCCGATGCGTGTGCTGCCATGCTGTATCGTCGGTGGCGCGCTGACTGGCGCACTGTCGATGGCGGTGGGTGCGAAGCTGATGGCGCCTCACGGCGGCCTGTTTGTGCTGCTGATCCCTGGCGCGATTACGCCGGTAGTGGGATACCTGCTGGCGATTATTGCCGGTACGCTGGTAGCGGGTCTGTCTTATGCCTTCCTGAAACGTCCAGAAGAGGACGCGGTGGCGAAAGCATAA
- the nfo gene encoding deoxyribonuclease IV, which translates to MKYIGAHVSAAGGLANAAIRAAEIDATAFALFTKNQRQWRAAPLTTDVIDDFKSACEKYHFSSAQILPHDSYLINLGHPVSEALEKSRDAFIDEMQRCELLGLSLLNFHPGSHLMQIPEDECLARIAESINIALAQTQGVTAVIENTAGQGSNLGFKFEHLAAIIDGVEDKSRVGVCIDTCHAFAAGYDLRSAAECEKTFAEFERIVGFNYLRGMHLNDAKSTFGSRVDRHHSLGEGNIGHDAFRWIMQDDRFDGIPLVLETINPDIWAEEIAWLKAQQTDSAAA; encoded by the coding sequence ATGAAATATATTGGAGCGCACGTAAGCGCCGCTGGCGGTCTGGCCAATGCCGCTATTCGCGCCGCAGAAATCGATGCCACCGCATTCGCCCTGTTCACCAAAAATCAGCGCCAATGGCGCGCCGCGCCGTTGACTACTGACGTCATTGATGACTTCAAGTCGGCCTGCGAAAAGTATCACTTTAGCAGCGCACAAATTCTGCCTCACGACAGCTACCTGATTAACCTCGGCCACCCGGTCAGCGAGGCGCTGGAAAAATCACGCGATGCCTTTATTGATGAAATGCAGCGTTGCGAGCTGCTGGGGTTATCCCTGCTTAACTTTCATCCGGGCAGCCATTTAATGCAGATCCCGGAAGACGAATGCCTGGCACGTATTGCCGAGTCCATCAACATTGCCCTCGCGCAGACCCAGGGCGTAACCGCAGTTATTGAAAACACAGCCGGTCAGGGCAGCAATCTTGGCTTTAAGTTTGAGCATCTGGCCGCCATTATCGATGGCGTAGAAGATAAATCCCGCGTGGGCGTCTGCATTGATACCTGCCACGCCTTCGCCGCCGGATACGATCTGCGAAGCGCCGCCGAGTGTGAAAAGACCTTTGCCGAATTCGAACGTATTGTCGGCTTTAACTATTTACGTGGGATGCACCTGAACGATGCCAAAAGCACGTTTGGCAGCCGCGTTGACCGCCATCACAGCTTAGGTGAAGGCAATATCGGTCACGACGCCTTCCGCTGGATTATGCAGGATGACCGTTTTGACGGCATTCCGCTGGTGCTGGAAACCATCAATCCAGATATCTGGGCGGAAGAAATCGCCTGGCTGAAAGCGCAGCAAACCGATTCTGCCGCCGCCTGA
- a CDS encoding YeiH family protein: protein MTELALQNHRRTVWHFIPGLALSAVITGAALWGGSIPAVAGAGFSALTLAILLGMVLGNTVYPHIWKSCDGGVLFAKQHLLRLGIILYGFRLTFSQIADVGVSGIVIDALTLTSTFMLACFLGQKVFGLDKHTSWLIGAGSSICGAAAVLATEPVVKAEASKVTVAVATVVIFGTIAIFLYPAMYPLLSHWFSPETYGIYIGSTMHEVAQVVAAGHAINPDAENAAVIAKMLRVMMLAPFLILLAARVKQLSPANGGEKSKITIPWFAILFIVVAIFNSFHLLPQSVVNMLVTLDTVLLAMAMAALGLTTHVSALKKAGAKPLLMALVLFVWLIVGGGAINVLIHSVMA, encoded by the coding sequence ATGACCGAACTCGCCCTACAGAATCATCGACGTACAGTGTGGCATTTTATTCCGGGGCTTGCCCTGAGCGCAGTCATCACCGGAGCCGCGTTATGGGGTGGTTCTATCCCCGCGGTTGCGGGGGCCGGGTTCAGCGCCCTCACCTTAGCCATTTTACTGGGGATGGTCCTCGGCAACACCGTCTATCCGCACATCTGGAAAAGCTGTGACGGCGGCGTACTGTTTGCGAAACAACATTTATTGCGACTGGGGATCATCCTTTACGGCTTTCGTCTCACCTTCTCGCAGATTGCTGACGTTGGCGTCAGCGGGATTGTGATCGATGCGTTGACGCTGACCAGCACCTTTATGCTTGCCTGCTTCCTCGGCCAGAAGGTGTTTGGTCTGGACAAACACACCAGTTGGCTGATTGGCGCCGGGAGCAGCATTTGTGGTGCCGCGGCGGTACTGGCAACAGAGCCGGTCGTGAAAGCAGAAGCCAGTAAAGTGACGGTCGCTGTCGCCACCGTGGTCATCTTCGGTACCATTGCTATCTTCCTGTACCCGGCGATGTATCCGTTGCTTTCGCACTGGTTTAGCCCTGAAACCTATGGTATTTACATTGGGTCAACCATGCATGAAGTCGCACAGGTTGTTGCTGCCGGACATGCGATTAACCCGGATGCAGAAAACGCAGCCGTTATTGCCAAAATGCTGCGCGTCATGATGCTGGCTCCGTTCCTCATCCTGCTGGCAGCTCGTGTGAAACAACTGTCTCCGGCTAACGGCGGCGAAAAGAGCAAAATCACCATTCCGTGGTTTGCCATCCTGTTCATTGTGGTGGCGATATTTAACTCGTTCCACCTGCTGCCGCAGTCTGTGGTGAACATGCTGGTCACCCTCGATACCGTGCTGCTGGCAATGGCGATGGCCGCACTTGGGCTGACCACTCACGTCAGCGCGCTGAAAAAGGCCGGTGCCAAACCGTTACTGATGGCGCTGGTGCTGTTTGTCTGGCTGATTGTCGGTGGTGGTGCAATCAACGTTTTGATTCACAGCGTGATGGCATAA
- the yieE gene encoding DNA-binding transcriptional regulator YeiE, translating to MHITLRQLEVFAEVLKSGSTTQASVMLSLSQSAVSAALTDLEGQLGVQLFDRVGKRLVVNEHGRLLYPRALALLEQTAEIEQLFREDNGAIRVYASSTIGNYILPAMIAHYRHDFPDLPLELSVGNSLDVINAVLDFRVDIGLIEGPCHSTEIISEPWLEDELVVFAAPTSPLVKGPVTLEQLAASPWILRERGSGTRELVDYLLLSHLPRFQMAMELGNSEAIKHAVRHGLGISCLSRRVIEEQLQAGTLSEVPVPLPRLVRTLWRVHHRQKHLSNALLRFLRYSDQQ from the coding sequence ATGCATATCACCCTGCGACAACTTGAAGTGTTTGCCGAGGTACTAAAAAGTGGCTCGACAACCCAGGCCTCTGTCATGCTGTCATTGTCGCAATCCGCAGTGAGCGCAGCGCTGACTGATTTAGAAGGCCAGCTTGGCGTACAGCTGTTCGATCGCGTAGGTAAACGTCTGGTGGTCAATGAGCACGGGCGTTTACTCTATCCCCGTGCGTTGGCGCTGCTTGAGCAAACGGCCGAGATAGAACAGCTTTTCCGGGAAGATAATGGGGCGATTCGCGTCTATGCCAGCAGCACCATCGGCAATTACATTTTACCTGCCATGATTGCCCACTATCGTCATGATTTTCCCGATCTGCCGTTGGAACTGAGCGTGGGGAACAGCCTGGACGTAATTAATGCCGTACTGGATTTCCGGGTCGACATTGGACTGATAGAAGGGCCATGCCACAGTACGGAAATCATCTCAGAACCCTGGCTGGAGGATGAGCTGGTGGTGTTTGCTGCACCGACGTCACCGCTGGTAAAAGGTCCCGTTACGCTGGAACAACTGGCGGCTTCACCGTGGATCCTGCGTGAGCGCGGGTCCGGTACGCGTGAATTGGTGGATTACCTACTGTTATCTCATTTGCCGCGATTTCAGATGGCCATGGAGTTGGGTAACTCCGAGGCCATTAAGCATGCTGTGCGTCATGGATTAGGGATTAGCTGCCTGTCACGTCGGGTGATTGAGGAGCAGCTACAGGCGGGAACGCTGAGTGAAGTGCCGGTACCGTTACCGCGTTTGGTCCGTACTCTTTGGCGTGTCCATCACCGTCAAAAACATCTCTCCAATGCGCTGCTGCGCTTTTTACGCTACAGCGACCAGCAGTAG